The following coding sequences lie in one Fimbriimonadaceae bacterium genomic window:
- the topA gene encoding type I DNA topoisomerase, which produces MPKKLVIVESPAKAKTISRFLGSDYVVQASLGHVRDLPDNRKGLPTEHQKKWWADYAVDVDNNFEPFYQVSSGKQKTIDSLKSALKGADELILATDEDREGESISWHLLEILKPSSKVKVSRIAFHEITREAIQEALQHPRQIDSQLVEAQEARRILDRLYGYTLSPVLWSKVAKELSAGRVQSPAVKLIVEREKRRRDFKVSVYWDLKAGLSARDKGFDAILRKVDGTRIAQGKDFDDESGQLVGKNVRLLNEEETGRLAEAAREAKPWTVTSVEKNPGIEKPPAPFRTTTLQQEANRKFGMSADRTMRIAQDLYEGVDIGGGERVGLITYMRTDSLSLAEQAVREIRTEIENKFGEKFIPAKPNRYESKVANAQEAHEAIRPTDIHRTAESLRSQLMALSESHYKLYDLIYKRTLACQMRNAEVMRTSAEIEVATSAGKLTFGATGKEITFPGFLLAYVEDLDDADAAIEEKERILPELNKGDETKLVKLDTLRHETKAPARYTEATLIKALEELGIGRPSTYASIMSVIVDRGYVRKKGRELIPTFVAFMTVELLDNFFAEFMDLRFTAQMDERLDQIARGEVDGPTYLKRFFLGADGQVGLREAVSERKTTIPFANYNLGAEPESGKPIIVRIGKGGDPFLQIGDGDEKRYANVPEDVSPAELSIEKALALFDEKRPEAESIGVDPASGKRLLVKFRTGYYLELERTPEELEAKVKPTWISLPPNTDPRTLSPEDLAYLCELPKQIGLHPETKEPVIFRIGKFGPYLQCGAEIRNVEDWRAAQSLSLDQAVEILKQPKTFGRAKASTGPIQEFGALEGAAGPVRVLAGRFGPYVTDGTTNATLPKGTDPATITPEAALELLKAKAAAGPSTKKFSGRRGKASAAKGKSAGSKAKTKGGKKSA; this is translated from the coding sequence ATGCCAAAGAAGCTTGTTATCGTCGAATCGCCAGCCAAAGCCAAAACTATCAGTCGCTTCTTGGGCAGCGATTACGTCGTCCAGGCGAGCCTTGGCCATGTCCGCGATCTCCCCGATAACAGGAAGGGCCTTCCTACCGAGCATCAGAAGAAGTGGTGGGCCGACTACGCCGTCGATGTCGATAACAACTTTGAGCCGTTCTACCAAGTGTCGTCGGGCAAGCAAAAGACGATTGACAGCTTGAAGAGCGCCCTTAAAGGAGCTGACGAGCTTATCCTCGCTACAGACGAAGACCGCGAAGGCGAGTCGATAAGCTGGCACTTGCTTGAGATTCTAAAGCCCAGTTCCAAAGTCAAGGTCAGCCGTATTGCTTTCCACGAGATCACCCGTGAGGCAATCCAAGAAGCTCTCCAGCATCCACGTCAGATCGACAGTCAACTTGTCGAGGCACAGGAGGCGCGGCGTATTCTCGACCGCTTGTATGGCTACACGCTGTCCCCTGTGCTCTGGTCGAAGGTTGCCAAGGAGCTTAGCGCGGGAAGGGTTCAAAGCCCCGCCGTCAAGCTGATCGTTGAGCGTGAGAAGCGGCGTCGCGATTTCAAGGTCTCGGTCTATTGGGACCTCAAGGCCGGACTGTCGGCAAGAGACAAGGGATTCGATGCGATTCTCCGCAAAGTCGATGGCACACGCATCGCACAGGGCAAAGATTTCGACGACGAAAGCGGTCAACTCGTGGGCAAAAACGTAAGACTGCTCAACGAAGAGGAGACAGGACGTCTCGCCGAAGCAGCCCGAGAGGCAAAGCCGTGGACCGTAACTTCGGTCGAGAAGAACCCCGGCATCGAGAAGCCCCCAGCGCCCTTCCGCACAACAACGCTTCAGCAGGAAGCGAACCGAAAGTTTGGGATGAGCGCCGATCGCACGATGAGGATCGCTCAAGACCTTTATGAGGGTGTCGATATCGGTGGTGGCGAGCGCGTCGGCCTTATCACCTACATGCGTACCGACTCGCTGTCACTCGCGGAGCAGGCAGTCCGAGAGATTCGCACCGAGATTGAGAATAAGTTTGGCGAGAAGTTCATCCCCGCAAAGCCGAACCGCTACGAGTCCAAGGTCGCCAATGCCCAAGAAGCTCACGAAGCAATTCGCCCGACAGACATCCACCGCACGGCTGAATCGCTCCGAAGTCAGCTCATGGCTCTGAGCGAATCCCACTACAAGCTTTACGATCTTATCTACAAACGAACCCTCGCTTGCCAAATGCGCAACGCCGAGGTCATGCGCACAAGCGCCGAGATTGAAGTTGCGACTTCAGCAGGGAAGTTGACTTTTGGAGCAACCGGCAAGGAGATCACTTTCCCAGGGTTCCTTCTCGCGTATGTCGAAGATTTGGACGATGCCGACGCCGCTATCGAAGAAAAAGAGCGAATCCTTCCGGAACTAAACAAGGGCGACGAAACCAAGCTCGTTAAGCTGGATACGCTCCGACATGAAACCAAAGCGCCAGCCCGGTATACCGAAGCCACCCTTATCAAAGCCTTGGAAGAGTTGGGCATTGGGCGTCCCTCAACCTATGCGTCCATCATGAGCGTGATCGTGGATCGTGGCTACGTCCGCAAAAAGGGAAGGGAACTAATCCCCACATTTGTCGCATTCATGACCGTCGAACTCCTCGACAACTTCTTTGCCGAATTCATGGACCTGCGCTTTACGGCGCAAATGGACGAGCGTCTTGACCAGATCGCTCGAGGCGAAGTCGACGGCCCCACCTATTTAAAGCGCTTTTTCCTCGGGGCAGACGGACAAGTTGGGTTGCGTGAAGCCGTGTCGGAACGCAAGACGACTATCCCCTTCGCCAACTATAATTTGGGAGCGGAGCCGGAATCGGGCAAGCCGATTATCGTTAGGATTGGAAAGGGCGGTGATCCGTTCTTACAGATTGGCGATGGGGACGAAAAGCGATACGCGAATGTGCCTGAAGATGTCTCTCCTGCCGAACTGAGCATCGAAAAGGCGCTCGCGCTCTTTGATGAGAAGAGGCCGGAAGCTGAGAGCATCGGCGTCGATCCCGCGTCGGGCAAACGTCTTCTTGTCAAGTTCAGAACGGGGTACTACCTTGAGTTGGAGAGGACTCCCGAAGAGCTTGAAGCAAAGGTAAAGCCAACGTGGATTAGTCTGCCCCCGAACACTGACCCCAGAACACTCAGCCCCGAAGATCTCGCCTATCTTTGTGAACTTCCGAAGCAGATCGGGCTTCACCCCGAAACCAAAGAGCCCGTCATCTTCCGCATCGGCAAGTTTGGACCCTACCTCCAATGCGGCGCGGAGATTCGCAACGTTGAAGATTGGCGAGCCGCACAAAGCCTCAGCCTCGATCAGGCGGTTGAGATTCTCAAGCAGCCGAAGACATTCGGAAGGGCGAAAGCGTCGACCGGACCGATCCAGGAGTTTGGCGCACTTGAGGGTGCTGCCGGACCTGTACGTGTGTTGGCTGGGCGGTTTGGTCCGTACGTGACCGACGGTACAACCAACGCAACTTTGCCAAAGGGTACTGACCCTGCAACGATCACCCCCGAAGCTGCGCTCGAACTCCTTAAAGCAAAGGCAGCTGCTGGCCCCAGCACCAAGAAGTTCTCAGGCCGACGTGGAAAGGCATCCGCTGCCAAGGGCAAGAGCGCCGGTTCTAAAGCGAAGACAAAGGGCGGTAAGAAGTCGGCTTAA
- the ispD gene encoding 2-C-methyl-D-erythritol 4-phosphate cytidylyltransferase: MTVYAAILAAGRGTRFGADKTMLNLGGKPVWRWSFDTFCAHPDLHGVGIVSAPENVESLHSAAPDAAFVVPGGETRQASAQAALTAVSGKADILLLHDAARPFVTYEVISRVIEAVKVSGSSAPAILVTDTIKQANGDSWQTLDRSMLRAMQTPQGAKVDLLTRAHQEATTEFTDDLAMLEAIGVSPVLVEGDARNFKITTPDDWAHAQALAGPRETRTGIGYDIHPFTQDVEKELWLGGVLFPNHRALEGHSDADAIIHAAVDALLGAAALGDIGQHFPNSDVRWRGEPSKTFLAYAAKLLLDKGWTVIHMDIAVIAETPKIGPRVSEMCSALAEAMGVERDRVSIKATTNERLGSLGRGEGIAAHAVATISR; this comes from the coding sequence ATGACCGTCTATGCCGCCATTCTTGCCGCTGGTCGAGGTACGCGCTTTGGTGCGGACAAGACCATGCTTAATCTTGGCGGAAAGCCAGTTTGGAGATGGTCATTCGATACCTTTTGTGCCCACCCCGACCTTCATGGCGTAGGCATCGTGAGTGCGCCTGAGAATGTCGAGTCTTTGCACTCAGCAGCCCCCGATGCGGCTTTTGTCGTGCCAGGAGGTGAAACTCGCCAAGCCAGCGCGCAGGCAGCCCTTACCGCTGTGTCCGGGAAGGCAGACATCCTGCTTTTGCATGATGCGGCAAGGCCGTTCGTTACCTACGAAGTTATCAGCAGGGTCATTGAGGCCGTAAAGGTCAGTGGTTCCTCTGCGCCCGCCATCCTGGTCACCGACACGATCAAACAAGCGAACGGAGATTCTTGGCAAACGCTTGACCGCTCAATGCTTCGTGCAATGCAGACCCCTCAGGGCGCAAAGGTGGATTTACTTACTCGAGCCCATCAAGAGGCCACGACCGAATTTACCGACGACCTGGCGATGCTTGAAGCGATTGGGGTAAGCCCTGTCTTGGTGGAAGGCGACGCCAGGAACTTCAAGATCACGACTCCCGACGATTGGGCACATGCTCAAGCTTTGGCTGGCCCGCGCGAAACACGCACGGGGATTGGTTACGACATTCACCCCTTCACCCAGGATGTCGAGAAGGAGTTATGGCTGGGTGGAGTGCTCTTCCCGAATCACCGGGCGCTTGAGGGTCATTCCGATGCCGACGCGATCATTCACGCGGCCGTTGACGCCCTCCTTGGAGCGGCAGCTTTGGGAGATATCGGACAGCATTTTCCCAACTCAGATGTCCGCTGGAGAGGAGAACCTTCAAAAACCTTCTTGGCATATGCCGCCAAATTGTTGTTAGATAAAGGATGGACGGTCATTCACATGGATATCGCCGTCATAGCCGAGACTCCAAAAATCGGCCCGAGGGTTTCCGAGATGTGCTCCGCTCTTGCGGAGGCGATGGGCGTCGAGCGCGATCGGGTTTCCATCAAAGCAACAACCAACGAGCGGCTTGGTTCGCTAGGCCGCGGCGAGGGAATCGCAGCGCATGCCGTTGCGACGATCTCCAGATAA
- a CDS encoding lasso peptide biosynthesis protein, with the protein MNSNRFLRSILILSAFCLSLSGFAQEAYLGLFLQGSKIGYVHSKVDEDTSTGKKMNRATSETMIDMSMLGTPLNMRILTYTLSDQAGKPLVMKFTTISAGRSQNVEANFIGNQIRVVVDNNGERSNKVLEIPKGGVVVDDPVSALLTDQVKPGAKAEFYVLDTTAISLIKNSVEIVGPATVDVRGKSRQATLVKVIDPRATMSVYLDSKNEVIKIDAMAGIEMIPVTKEEALAEVKPGSIDLAEATSLRPNKPLSSINTIKSLSLKISGPDMSRVPTTDHQTVKGSAKTWQIAIHPVEVNTKTTIAQAAKQQPNWLKPGLHIPSDQQSFKALAKQIIGDSKTVADASSKIRKYVSDQMTPNAGIGVLRDANEILKTKEGVCRDYAILSATLLRAAGIPTRVCSGLVYQDGTYYYHAWDEVWDGAKWFGVDSTRPDGRVRAGHLTLAKGTVEDAFLFTFLDKATIEVVDIVRR; encoded by the coding sequence ATGAATTCGAACCGATTTCTCAGATCAATCCTCATCTTGTCAGCCTTTTGCCTGAGCTTGTCTGGCTTCGCGCAAGAGGCGTATCTTGGCCTTTTCTTGCAGGGCTCCAAGATCGGATACGTCCACTCCAAGGTGGATGAGGACACATCTACGGGAAAGAAGATGAATCGCGCCACTTCGGAGACGATGATCGACATGTCGATGCTCGGTACCCCTCTGAACATGCGGATTCTCACCTACACGCTTTCCGACCAGGCGGGCAAGCCGCTGGTGATGAAGTTCACGACGATCAGCGCGGGTCGGTCACAGAATGTCGAGGCAAACTTTATCGGAAATCAGATCCGGGTCGTCGTCGATAATAACGGCGAAAGATCAAACAAAGTTTTGGAGATCCCCAAAGGCGGCGTTGTCGTGGACGATCCTGTTTCCGCACTGCTGACCGATCAGGTTAAGCCGGGTGCAAAAGCTGAGTTTTACGTACTCGACACAACTGCGATCAGCCTGATCAAGAACAGTGTCGAGATTGTTGGACCCGCAACCGTGGATGTGCGGGGAAAGAGCCGTCAAGCAACGCTCGTGAAAGTGATCGATCCCCGAGCGACGATGAGTGTCTATCTCGACTCCAAGAATGAAGTCATCAAGATCGACGCTATGGCGGGGATTGAGATGATCCCTGTCACCAAAGAGGAAGCCCTTGCCGAGGTAAAGCCGGGATCAATTGATCTTGCCGAAGCGACCAGCCTTCGCCCGAACAAACCGCTCAGCAGCATCAACACAATCAAAAGCTTGTCTCTAAAGATCAGTGGCCCGGATATGAGTCGGGTACCGACGACAGATCATCAAACCGTGAAGGGTTCGGCAAAAACATGGCAGATCGCGATTCACCCCGTTGAGGTGAACACAAAGACGACGATCGCTCAAGCAGCCAAGCAGCAGCCAAACTGGCTCAAACCGGGCTTGCACATACCATCAGACCAGCAGTCGTTTAAGGCCTTGGCGAAGCAGATCATTGGCGATTCAAAGACCGTTGCCGACGCATCCTCAAAGATTCGCAAGTACGTGAGCGACCAGATGACGCCCAATGCAGGAATCGGCGTGTTGAGAGACGCGAACGAAATCTTGAAGACGAAAGAGGGTGTATGTCGAGACTATGCCATTTTGTCGGCAACACTCCTTCGAGCGGCGGGAATCCCAACGCGCGTGTGCAGCGGCCTCGTGTACCAAGACGGCACATACTACTATCATGCTTGGGACGAAGTTTGGGACGGAGCGAAGTGGTTTGGAGTCGATTCGACACGTCCCGACGGGCGAGTAAGAGCAGGACATCTGACCCTGGCAAAGGGCACGGTTGAAGACGCATTCTTGTTTACGTTCCTGGATAAGGCTACTATAGAGGTGGTCGACATCGTTCGACGTTAG
- a CDS encoding DUF1854 domain-containing protein encodes MSSPQLRYAKGSDLSFHSLEGSPALRVIWQDNLCIPMGGVRCVFPLSHPNTHFSVHDANGDEVCLFEDLNELEDESRRAVQQFLDRRYFTPKIEKVESLTQDGGMWLFKVLTSRGMSEFYVRSWRDSSYELKPGRWMIMSVDGKRYEIPDLEALDVRSRQLVEQLW; translated from the coding sequence ATGTCCAGCCCGCAACTCCGTTACGCCAAGGGCTCTGACCTTTCTTTTCACAGCCTCGAAGGGTCTCCCGCGTTGCGTGTGATATGGCAGGACAACCTCTGCATACCGATGGGCGGCGTACGCTGCGTTTTCCCGCTAAGCCACCCCAACACACACTTCTCCGTTCATGATGCTAACGGAGACGAAGTTTGTCTCTTTGAAGACTTGAATGAGCTCGAAGACGAATCACGTCGTGCTGTTCAGCAGTTTCTCGACCGTCGATATTTCACTCCCAAAATTGAAAAGGTTGAATCTCTTACCCAAGATGGCGGTATGTGGCTTTTCAAAGTCCTGACGTCGAGGGGTATGTCCGAATTCTATGTTCGGAGTTGGCGCGATAGCTCTTATGAGCTAAAGCCTGGGCGCTGGATGATCATGAGCGTCGACGGCAAGCGCTACGAGATCCCTGATTTGGAGGCGCTGGATGTCAGAAGCAGACAGCTGGTGGAACAGCTCTGGTAA
- a CDS encoding TRAM domain-containing protein produces the protein MGRKRNLFPIIMALFFGALFAYQTPHVLKTIYELSYSFQESATPATSPKLEPQVSDEGSDPKSRTGSSKSEPTATETNTASGNQGTEGSEGALTAKPDETPKSGEPKDPVKDPPEKRQTKITNDTKTTDPELRNYDFATAPNILAGGLLGIMFGLGLARVLLAFKARMDDWWGEMEGGHRVNLFLGIFAGLIASMPFLFLLNSLNLGVYIPLAVVGLTLGFTCLAVYALGQMADFLPWTRGKVKAKKTGIKILDTNVLIDGRIYDIAKTGFVEGQIYVPGFVLEELQYIADSHDALRRQRGRRGLEILKRLQADFPTEIRTHDKFAEDQGDGVDSRLVRLARAIGGDIVTNDWNLNRVASVQEVQVLNINDLALSLKPNILPGETLTINVAREGSQFGQGVGYLDDGTMVVVENGRNHIGETVDTSVTQVIQTERGKMIFAEIDSEEENPDGPRRRTPGRRHF, from the coding sequence GTGGGTCGTAAACGAAATCTGTTTCCGATAATCATGGCGCTGTTCTTCGGCGCTCTGTTCGCGTATCAAACCCCGCACGTCCTCAAGACGATTTACGAACTGTCGTATTCATTCCAGGAATCCGCCACGCCAGCGACCTCCCCAAAACTTGAACCCCAAGTGAGCGATGAAGGCAGTGATCCAAAAAGTAGAACGGGATCAAGCAAAAGCGAGCCTACAGCAACAGAAACGAACACTGCTTCCGGCAATCAAGGCACTGAGGGTTCGGAAGGTGCTCTGACGGCAAAGCCGGACGAGACTCCGAAGAGCGGCGAGCCTAAAGACCCTGTAAAGGACCCGCCAGAAAAACGTCAGACGAAGATTACGAACGACACAAAGACGACCGATCCCGAGCTTCGCAATTACGACTTTGCGACAGCCCCGAATATCCTTGCCGGTGGACTGCTTGGCATCATGTTCGGCCTTGGCCTTGCCCGTGTGCTTCTCGCTTTCAAGGCCCGGATGGACGATTGGTGGGGGGAAATGGAGGGTGGACACCGAGTCAACCTTTTCCTTGGTATCTTTGCCGGTCTAATCGCCTCAATGCCGTTTCTTTTCTTGCTGAATTCGTTGAACCTTGGCGTCTATATCCCTCTCGCTGTGGTTGGGCTCACGCTCGGATTTACATGTCTCGCCGTGTACGCGCTTGGACAGATGGCGGATTTCCTTCCGTGGACTCGAGGCAAGGTCAAGGCTAAGAAGACGGGCATCAAGATTCTCGACACGAACGTTCTCATTGACGGGCGCATTTACGACATCGCTAAGACCGGTTTTGTCGAAGGGCAAATCTATGTGCCTGGGTTCGTACTTGAAGAGCTGCAGTACATTGCAGACAGCCACGATGCTCTTCGACGACAGCGAGGCCGCCGCGGACTTGAGATTCTAAAGCGGCTGCAGGCCGACTTCCCAACTGAGATTCGGACGCACGACAAGTTTGCCGAGGATCAAGGCGACGGGGTCGATTCTCGGCTCGTACGGCTTGCGCGGGCCATCGGCGGTGATATTGTCACCAACGATTGGAATCTGAATCGAGTGGCAAGCGTGCAAGAAGTGCAGGTGCTGAATATCAACGACCTCGCGCTTTCCCTCAAACCCAACATCCTCCCGGGTGAGACGCTGACAATCAATGTAGCCCGTGAAGGCAGCCAGTTTGGGCAAGGTGTGGGCTACCTCGACGATGGTACGATGGTCGTTGTAGAGAATGGTCGCAATCACATCGGTGAGACGGTCGATACTTCGGTGACTCAGGTCATACAAACCGAGCGTGGAAAGATGATCTTTGCCGAGATCGACTCCGAAGAAGAAAACCCCGATGGGCCGCGTCGCCGGACACCAGGCCGACGCCATTTTTAG
- a CDS encoding ComF family protein, producing MSEADSWWNSSGKWVADFLYPSQCALCGTLGTPAMCATCQLAFPIDDSGLQKLGGDDPLDARIALYRYRDRARQAVQRLKYDRVTALAKPMSELIADAYSRFGFDDFECVVPVPIHWTRRFERGFNQSELLCRAIESPIASHKLLRRVRATAAQVNLTPAQRRENIRNAFVAHGEFEGKAVLLVDDVFTTGHTARECARVLKSAGASEVVSLTFCAGA from the coding sequence ATGTCAGAAGCAGACAGCTGGTGGAACAGCTCTGGTAAATGGGTTGCCGATTTTCTGTATCCATCGCAATGCGCGCTTTGCGGCACGCTTGGGACGCCGGCGATGTGCGCGACCTGTCAGCTTGCTTTCCCGATTGACGATTCGGGTTTGCAGAAATTAGGGGGCGACGATCCCCTGGATGCGCGAATCGCGTTGTATCGCTATCGTGACCGCGCTCGTCAGGCCGTTCAGCGATTAAAGTACGACAGGGTCACCGCACTTGCGAAGCCGATGTCGGAATTGATCGCCGATGCCTACTCACGATTTGGGTTTGATGACTTCGAATGTGTTGTGCCAGTTCCGATCCATTGGACGCGGCGCTTTGAGCGTGGATTCAATCAGTCGGAACTCCTTTGCCGCGCTATAGAATCGCCAATCGCCAGTCATAAGCTGCTCCGGCGGGTCCGTGCCACAGCCGCCCAAGTGAACCTAACACCGGCTCAACGCAGAGAGAATATCCGCAATGCGTTTGTCGCGCACGGTGAGTTTGAGGGAAAGGCGGTTCTCCTCGTTGACGATGTTTTTACGACAGGGCACACCGCCCGAGAATGTGCCCGAGTTCTCAAAAGCGCGGGTGCCTCCGAAGTCGTCAGCCTGACATTCTGCGCAGGCGCTTAA
- a CDS encoding Sapep family Mn(2+)-dependent dipeptidase, whose translation MSDPIVAKLQDWLNSNQQALLDDTVKMLQFPSLEEAALPNAPFGQANRDALDFGISICKSWGWNTKDGEGYYGYGEFGKGKKLILVLGHLDVVPTGPGWKHAPFGAEIDEGYIYARGAEDDKGPTMAALYAARALEQTFPDLDARVRVVFGCNEESGMECVKKYGEREEHPTFGLAPDSGWPCYHAEKGIADLFITVPLGESEYQILEASGGQRRNIVPDYAMARVKVAASQKKLVEQKLADAWDKNVAWSWESGEVLKVEAAGKAAHGSTPFSGDSAVTRLFRFLYETSPLSTESYYAALLYASHPSGVGLGIHDRDDVSKDLTSNLGVLSSESGLLHLLVNVRYPVTWQGDTLLSRCQEFCAESPHGFKVTEFVDSASLYFPVDSPLVKAICEVYKLETGEDRRPGVMGGGTYARMLPNTISIGTGWEGDGKAHETDERLKVEHLYKMSRIYAHILYRLATI comes from the coding sequence ATGTCCGACCCAATAGTAGCCAAACTCCAAGACTGGCTTAACTCCAACCAACAAGCCCTCCTCGACGACACCGTCAAAATGCTCCAATTCCCAAGTTTGGAAGAGGCTGCCCTCCCCAACGCTCCGTTCGGACAGGCGAACCGCGACGCCCTCGATTTTGGTATCTCGATCTGCAAAAGTTGGGGTTGGAACACCAAGGACGGAGAAGGCTACTACGGGTATGGAGAGTTTGGAAAAGGCAAGAAGCTGATCCTCGTTTTGGGTCATTTGGATGTCGTGCCGACCGGACCGGGCTGGAAGCATGCCCCCTTCGGCGCTGAGATCGACGAAGGCTATATATATGCCCGTGGCGCTGAGGACGATAAAGGACCAACGATGGCAGCCCTTTATGCCGCCCGTGCGTTGGAGCAGACTTTTCCCGATTTGGATGCCCGAGTCCGTGTTGTGTTTGGGTGCAACGAAGAGTCAGGGATGGAGTGCGTCAAGAAGTACGGGGAGAGGGAGGAGCATCCCACCTTTGGACTCGCGCCTGACTCCGGGTGGCCTTGCTATCACGCCGAGAAAGGGATCGCCGATCTTTTTATCACTGTCCCTCTCGGTGAATCTGAGTATCAGATACTGGAGGCTTCCGGTGGCCAGCGCCGAAACATTGTCCCGGATTACGCGATGGCGCGTGTCAAGGTCGCTGCGTCGCAAAAGAAGCTCGTCGAGCAAAAACTCGCCGACGCATGGGACAAGAATGTTGCGTGGTCGTGGGAAAGTGGGGAAGTGCTGAAGGTCGAAGCCGCTGGAAAAGCTGCTCACGGCAGCACCCCGTTCAGTGGGGATTCCGCTGTGACTCGCCTGTTCCGATTCCTTTATGAGACCTCTCCCCTGAGCACCGAGTCCTACTATGCAGCTCTTTTGTATGCCAGCCATCCCAGCGGAGTAGGGCTGGGAATCCACGACCGAGACGATGTGAGCAAGGATCTCACAAGCAACCTCGGCGTCTTGAGTTCTGAAAGCGGCCTCCTGCACTTGCTCGTTAACGTTCGCTACCCGGTGACCTGGCAAGGGGACACTCTGCTCAGCCGCTGTCAAGAGTTCTGTGCGGAATCTCCCCACGGGTTCAAGGTCACGGAGTTCGTCGACAGCGCGTCTCTTTACTTCCCAGTGGACAGTCCACTGGTCAAGGCGATCTGCGAAGTTTACAAGCTTGAGACGGGCGAAGATCGCCGGCCCGGGGTGATGGGCGGCGGAACCTATGCAAGGATGCTTCCGAATACCATCAGTATCGGTACTGGCTGGGAGGGGGACGGCAAGGCTCACGAGACCGACGAGCGACTCAAGGTCGAGCACTTGTACAAAATGAGCCGTATCTATGCCCACATCCTGTACCGACTTGCGACAATTTAA
- a CDS encoding glutathione peroxidase, with protein sequence MGSQEAKSNPDPEKTVYDFTMDSIDSKPVKLDKYKGQVLLVVNVASKCGLTPQYEGLQKLYTDNKAKGFEILGFPANEFGGQEPGTNAEILEFCTGKYNVSFPMFSKIVVKGEGTHPLYQWLLNSTENKKDIEWNFAKFLIGRDGKVVARFAPQVKPDSPELTKAIAKALEAK encoded by the coding sequence ATGGGAAGTCAGGAAGCCAAATCCAACCCCGATCCAGAAAAGACGGTTTACGATTTCACGATGGATAGCATCGACAGCAAGCCCGTCAAGCTGGACAAGTATAAGGGTCAAGTTTTACTCGTCGTCAACGTTGCAAGCAAATGCGGACTGACACCGCAATACGAAGGACTTCAGAAGCTCTACACCGATAACAAGGCCAAAGGCTTTGAGATCCTCGGCTTTCCGGCAAATGAGTTTGGTGGACAAGAGCCCGGGACGAACGCAGAAATCCTGGAATTTTGCACCGGCAAGTACAACGTTTCGTTTCCAATGTTTTCAAAGATCGTCGTTAAGGGCGAGGGAACCCATCCACTCTATCAGTGGCTTCTGAACTCGACGGAAAACAAAAAGGATATCGAGTGGAACTTCGCTAAGTTCCTCATCGGACGCGATGGAAAAGTCGTTGCCCGTTTCGCTCCTCAAGTCAAGCCGGATTCTCCTGAGCTGACGAAGGCCATCGCGAAGGCGCTTGAAGCAAAATGA
- the raiA gene encoding ribosome-associated translation inhibitor RaiA, whose protein sequence is MELLVRNAEGNLSLHDREYAAKKLSKLERHFSKAQKVEMVHREDKSGHTLEVTVFADGLMVRGEEHDESIQAAIDKLSSKLETRMRRLKGRIQDRHRSRGHYVAPSTGLEADLEEPAPPPFDIRRFPIKPMNREEAILEYELMDFPLFVFRNQDTNGIEVLYKRKNGRYGLMQPEG, encoded by the coding sequence GTGGAACTATTAGTCAGGAATGCAGAAGGCAATCTTAGCCTTCACGACCGAGAATACGCAGCCAAAAAGCTGTCGAAACTCGAACGTCACTTTAGCAAAGCCCAAAAGGTGGAAATGGTTCACCGCGAAGACAAGAGCGGGCACACCTTGGAGGTGACAGTCTTCGCCGACGGACTGATGGTTCGTGGCGAAGAGCACGACGAGAGCATTCAAGCGGCTATCGACAAGCTCAGCAGCAAACTTGAGACGCGCATGCGACGGCTCAAAGGGCGGATACAAGACCGCCATCGCTCAAGGGGGCACTACGTCGCACCTTCGACAGGACTTGAAGCCGATCTCGAAGAGCCCGCGCCACCACCTTTCGATATCCGACGCTTCCCTATCAAGCCCATGAACCGAGAGGAAGCGATTTTGGAGTACGAACTGATGGATTTTCCGCTTTTCGTGTTTCGAAACCAAGACACGAACGGCATTGAGGTTTTGTACAAACGAAAGAATGGGCGTTACGGTTTGATGCAGCCGGAGGGGTAA